One region of Micromonospora ureilytica genomic DNA includes:
- a CDS encoding alpha/beta fold hydrolase — protein MRGFRWPPPPDSGPRTWGPGPGGPRTGRPALPEPETELVTTPHGVRLERLVTGTGDPVTVFAHGLGQGIATTRPFGSGVNGRKVFFQFRGHGRSEAPDGPWDYLDLARDLRAIADLGGASRAFGASLGAGALSRLLVESPERFDKLVFFLPAVLDEPHGPTARERVTDLLEAVESGDASAVADIVTLELPPAVRNTPAGWAYLRQRLDQLLRDGLADGLATLTDQTPLRQIGDLTAVTAPALVIGCAGDDLHPVEVAERLAVALPQASLHVYDRPGVLWSERADLRDRISGFLNE, from the coding sequence GTGAGAGGTTTTCGCTGGCCGCCCCCACCCGACAGCGGGCCCCGCACCTGGGGGCCCGGGCCGGGTGGGCCGCGTACCGGCCGGCCGGCGCTGCCGGAGCCGGAGACCGAGCTGGTCACCACCCCCCACGGCGTACGGCTGGAGCGGCTGGTCACCGGCACCGGTGATCCGGTCACCGTGTTCGCACACGGGCTGGGTCAGGGCATCGCCACCACCCGCCCGTTCGGCAGTGGGGTGAACGGCCGCAAGGTGTTCTTCCAGTTCCGCGGGCACGGCCGTTCCGAAGCCCCGGACGGGCCATGGGACTACCTGGATCTGGCCCGGGACCTGCGGGCGATCGCCGACCTCGGTGGCGCCAGCCGGGCGTTCGGCGCGAGCCTCGGCGCGGGTGCCCTCAGCCGACTCCTCGTGGAGAGCCCGGAGCGTTTCGACAAGCTGGTCTTCTTCCTGCCGGCGGTCCTCGACGAGCCACACGGGCCGACCGCCCGGGAGCGCGTCACCGACCTGCTGGAGGCGGTGGAGAGCGGCGACGCCTCGGCGGTCGCCGACATCGTCACGCTGGAGTTGCCCCCGGCGGTGCGTAACACCCCGGCCGGCTGGGCCTACCTGCGGCAACGGCTCGACCAGCTGCTCCGCGACGGTCTGGCCGACGGTCTGGCCACGCTCACCGACCAGACACCACTGCGCCAGATCGGTGACCTGACAGCTGTCACCGCGCCGGCGCTGGTGATCGGTTGCGCAGGCGACGACCTGCACCCGGTCGAGGTCGCCGAGCGGCTCGCCGTCGCGCTGCCCCAGGCCAGCCTGCACGTGTACGACCGCCCCGGCGTGCTCTGGTCGGAACGCGCCGATCTGCGGGACCGCATCTCCGGTTTCCTGAACGAGTAA
- a CDS encoding alanyl-tRNA editing protein, producing the protein MGVTQHGRTHRLDLADPTLREWTCTVLHADAEQGIVLDRSAFYPGGGGQPPDHGVLLWQGVQTRIVGTRKGDDPYLIPAEGDPLPPVGTAVVGAVEDERRTRLMRTHSGLHVLCGVVFRDFGALVTGNSMEPGEARMDFNLPEVPPDFKSRIEELVNAEVAADRSVATRVLPRTEALALPDIIRTQSNLIPPDEQEVRIVDIVGLDVQADGGTHVASTAQIGKVQVVKVESKGRANRRVRVRLVD; encoded by the coding sequence ATGGGCGTCACACAGCATGGCCGTACGCACCGGCTGGACCTTGCCGACCCGACATTGCGCGAATGGACGTGCACGGTCCTGCACGCCGATGCGGAGCAGGGCATCGTGCTGGACCGTTCGGCGTTCTACCCGGGCGGCGGGGGTCAACCACCCGACCACGGCGTGCTGCTCTGGCAGGGCGTACAGACCCGGATCGTCGGCACCCGCAAGGGCGACGACCCCTACCTGATCCCCGCCGAGGGTGACCCGCTGCCGCCGGTCGGCACCGCTGTCGTCGGCGCGGTGGAGGACGAGCGCCGCACCCGGCTGATGCGTACCCACTCCGGGCTGCACGTGCTCTGCGGTGTGGTGTTCCGCGACTTCGGCGCGCTCGTCACCGGAAACTCGATGGAGCCGGGAGAGGCCCGGATGGACTTCAACCTCCCCGAGGTGCCGCCGGACTTCAAGAGCCGCATCGAGGAGCTGGTCAACGCCGAGGTGGCCGCCGACCGCTCGGTCGCCACGCGGGTGCTGCCGCGCACCGAGGCGCTGGCCCTGCCGGACATCATCCGCACCCAGTCCAACCTCATCCCGCCGGATGAGCAGGAGGTCCGGATCGTCGACATCGTCGGGCTGGACGTGCAGGCCGACGGGGGCACGCACGTCGCCTCCACCGCCCAGATCGGCAAGGTGCAGGTGGTCAAGGTGGAGAGCAAGGGCCGGGCCAACCGCCGGGTCCGGGTCCGACTGGTGGATTAG
- a CDS encoding SDR family oxidoreductase gives MTQPLTGKIALVAGATRGAGRQIAVQLGAAGATVYTTGRSSRAGRSEMDRPETIEETAELVSAAGGTGIAVQVDHLVPEQVRDLVARIDAEQGQLDVLVNDIWGGDPLVTWNKPVWEQSLEAGFRTLRLAVDTHIITSHFALPLLIRKPGGLVVEMGDGTKAYNDENYRLSVFYDLAKVSVNRLAFSQAHELKPHGCTAVALTPGWIRSEAMLEHFGVTEENWRDGAATDPNFLISETPAFVGRAVAALAADEEKARWSGRSVDAGTLSKVYGFTDLDGSQPEGFRYITEVVDAGKPADVTGYR, from the coding sequence ATGACGCAACCGCTCACAGGAAAGATCGCGCTCGTCGCCGGTGCCACCCGTGGTGCCGGGCGGCAGATCGCCGTTCAGCTCGGCGCGGCCGGTGCCACTGTCTACACCACCGGCCGCAGCAGCCGGGCCGGCCGCTCCGAGATGGACCGACCGGAAACCATCGAGGAGACCGCAGAACTGGTCAGCGCCGCCGGCGGCACCGGCATCGCCGTTCAGGTCGACCACCTGGTGCCCGAGCAGGTCCGCGACCTGGTCGCCCGGATCGACGCCGAGCAGGGCCAACTCGACGTGCTGGTGAACGACATCTGGGGCGGCGACCCACTTGTCACCTGGAACAAGCCGGTCTGGGAGCAGTCGCTCGAGGCTGGGTTCCGCACCCTGCGACTGGCCGTCGACACGCACATCATCACCAGCCACTTCGCCCTGCCACTCCTGATCCGTAAGCCCGGCGGGCTGGTGGTGGAGATGGGCGACGGCACCAAGGCGTACAACGACGAGAACTACCGACTGTCGGTCTTCTACGACCTGGCCAAGGTGTCGGTGAACCGGCTCGCCTTCAGCCAGGCGCACGAGTTGAAGCCGCACGGCTGCACGGCCGTGGCGCTCACCCCCGGCTGGATCCGTTCCGAGGCGATGCTGGAGCACTTCGGCGTGACCGAGGAGAACTGGCGCGACGGCGCTGCCACCGACCCGAACTTCCTCATCTCGGAAACCCCGGCCTTCGTCGGCCGGGCGGTGGCCGCGCTCGCCGCCGACGAGGAGAAGGCTCGCTGGAGCGGCAGGTCCGTCGACGCCGGCACGCTGTCCAAGGTGTACGGGTTCACCGACCTGGACGGCAGCCAACCCGAGGGCTTCCGGTACATCACCGAGGTGGTCGACGCGGGCAAACCGGCGGACGTCACCGGCTACCGGTAG
- a CDS encoding helix-turn-helix transcriptional regulator, giving the protein MRASRLISLLLLLQSRGSMTASELARELEVSERTVYRDVLALSAAGVPVYADRGRAGGYRLLGGYRTRLTGLTRDEAEALFLSGLPGPAGEMGLADAVASAELKVLAALPPALRDAPARAGQRFHLDVPGWFRETAPPPWLPELARAVWGDRVVELRYRRGDREVTRQVQPYGLVLKSGVWYLVGRVGDDVRTYRVDRVTGVEVGDEHFDRDEGFDLAGHWREQAGSFLRTMLRAEVAVRLSPAGLRQLRHQVDAPFVYDEMVAAASPPDGQGWVVARLPVESVQVAYHQLLGLGPEVEVLGPPELRRLFAESADRLGALYR; this is encoded by the coding sequence GTGCGCGCGTCCCGACTGATCTCGTTGTTGTTGCTGTTGCAGTCGCGTGGGTCGATGACCGCGAGCGAGCTGGCACGGGAGTTGGAGGTCTCCGAGCGGACCGTCTACCGGGACGTCCTGGCGCTCTCCGCGGCGGGCGTGCCGGTCTACGCCGACCGGGGGCGGGCCGGTGGTTACCGCCTGCTCGGCGGGTACCGCACCCGACTGACCGGGCTGACCCGGGACGAGGCGGAGGCGCTCTTCCTCAGCGGGCTGCCCGGGCCGGCCGGCGAGATGGGCCTCGCCGACGCGGTCGCGTCCGCCGAGCTGAAGGTGCTCGCCGCGCTGCCACCCGCCCTGCGTGACGCGCCGGCCCGTGCCGGGCAGCGGTTCCACCTGGACGTGCCGGGCTGGTTCCGGGAGACCGCGCCACCGCCCTGGTTGCCCGAGCTGGCGCGGGCGGTCTGGGGCGACCGGGTGGTGGAGCTGCGCTACCGACGCGGCGACCGGGAGGTGACCCGCCAGGTCCAGCCGTACGGCCTGGTGCTCAAGAGCGGGGTCTGGTATCTGGTCGGCCGGGTCGGCGACGATGTGCGCACCTACCGGGTGGACCGGGTCACCGGGGTCGAGGTGGGCGACGAGCACTTCGACCGCGACGAGGGCTTCGACCTGGCCGGGCACTGGCGCGAGCAGGCCGGGTCGTTCCTGCGGACAATGCTGCGGGCCGAGGTCGCCGTCCGGCTGAGCCCCGCCGGCCTGCGCCAGCTCCGGCACCAGGTCGATGCCCCCTTCGTGTACGACGAGATGGTCGCCGCCGCCAGCCCACCCGACGGGCAGGGCTGGGTGGTGGCGCGGCTGCCCGTCGAGTCGGTCCAGGTGGCGTACCACCAACTGCTGGGGCTCGGCCCCGAGGTGGAGGTCCTCGGCCCACCCGAGCTGCGGCGGCTGTTCGCGGAGAGCGCCGACCGGCTCGGTGCGCTCTACCGGTAG
- a CDS encoding response regulator: MTAPVRLLIVDDHPVVRDGLRGMFTGDPDFEVVGEAADGSEALVLVATLRPDVVLMDLRMPGMDGVTAIGRLARAGSAARVLVLTTYDTDADVLPAIEAGATGYLLKDTPREDLVRAVRAAARGESVLAPSVAGRLMGRLRAPVEEPLSQRELEVLTLVARGASNREAASQLFISEATVKTHLLHVYAKLGVNDRAAAVATAYDRGLLTPGGR; the protein is encoded by the coding sequence TTGACCGCCCCGGTACGACTCCTGATCGTCGACGACCATCCGGTGGTGCGCGACGGTTTGCGGGGGATGTTCACCGGCGACCCCGATTTCGAGGTGGTGGGCGAGGCCGCGGACGGCTCGGAGGCGTTGGTCCTGGTCGCGACGCTGCGGCCGGACGTGGTGCTGATGGACCTACGGATGCCCGGCATGGACGGGGTGACCGCCATCGGCAGGCTGGCTCGCGCCGGCAGCGCCGCCCGGGTGCTGGTGCTCACCACCTACGACACGGACGCGGACGTGCTGCCGGCGATCGAGGCCGGTGCGACCGGTTACCTGCTCAAGGACACCCCTCGGGAAGATCTGGTTCGCGCGGTCCGGGCCGCCGCCCGGGGTGAGTCGGTGCTCGCGCCGAGCGTCGCGGGTCGGCTGATGGGCCGGTTGCGCGCTCCCGTCGAGGAGCCGCTCAGCCAACGGGAGCTGGAGGTGCTCACCCTGGTCGCCCGGGGTGCCTCCAACCGGGAGGCGGCGAGTCAGCTGTTCATCAGCGAGGCCACCGTCAAGACGCACCTGCTGCACGTGTACGCCAAGCTCGGGGTCAACGACCGGGCCGCCGCGGTGGCCACCGCGTACGACAGGGGGTTGCTGACGCCCGGCGGGCGGTGA
- a CDS encoding sensor histidine kinase, translated as MTCNGGHDRLASWREREASLYRVFPFGGLTLGTLLALVAPAPDHLGALPTLAIAVAAGCWVAWFVTLHPGWQSRRTLMAVYYAGLLTFAAALVAASPWYGFFAWIGYIHAFPVLPGRWRVAGVVTTATLVATSQGGGLSVVVSHLPLWLVLVLFNLVVAGSVSWFAMVAEQEDAKRKRLVAELGETNRQLTETASENAGLHAQLLTQAREAGVLDERQRMAREIHDTLAQGLTGIITQLEAAEQTRDRSADWRRHVDNALALARESLTEARRSVQAVRPEPLETARLPDALVDLGGRWSALNGVRADVATTGTPRPLHPEVEVTLLRAAQEALSNVARHAAASRVGLTLSYMADVVTLDVRDDGAGFDVTDRPAPREPGGGYGLTAMRQRVSRVGGELAVESEPGGGTAISASVPALPGGAG; from the coding sequence ATGACCTGCAACGGTGGGCACGACCGTCTGGCCAGTTGGCGAGAGCGCGAGGCGAGCCTCTATCGGGTGTTCCCCTTCGGCGGGCTGACCCTGGGCACCCTGCTGGCCCTCGTCGCACCGGCACCCGATCATCTCGGGGCACTGCCCACCCTCGCCATCGCCGTGGCGGCCGGATGCTGGGTCGCCTGGTTCGTCACACTGCACCCCGGCTGGCAGAGCCGGCGCACGCTGATGGCGGTCTACTACGCCGGCCTGCTCACGTTCGCCGCCGCACTGGTGGCCGCCAGCCCGTGGTACGGCTTCTTCGCCTGGATCGGCTACATCCACGCCTTTCCGGTGCTGCCCGGGCGCTGGCGGGTCGCCGGCGTGGTCACCACGGCCACCCTGGTCGCCACGTCTCAGGGCGGTGGTCTGTCGGTGGTGGTGTCGCACCTGCCGCTCTGGCTGGTGTTGGTGCTGTTCAACCTGGTGGTGGCCGGCTCGGTGAGCTGGTTCGCGATGGTCGCCGAACAGGAGGACGCCAAACGCAAGCGGTTGGTGGCGGAACTCGGCGAGACCAACCGCCAACTCACCGAGACGGCAAGTGAGAACGCCGGGCTGCACGCCCAACTGCTCACCCAGGCCCGGGAGGCCGGCGTGCTGGACGAGCGGCAACGAATGGCGCGCGAGATCCACGACACCCTGGCGCAGGGGCTGACCGGCATCATCACCCAACTGGAGGCGGCCGAGCAGACCCGCGACAGGTCCGCCGACTGGCGCCGGCACGTCGACAACGCGCTCGCCCTGGCCCGGGAGAGCCTCACCGAGGCCCGCCGGTCGGTACAGGCGGTCCGCCCGGAGCCGTTGGAGACGGCCCGCCTGCCGGACGCCCTCGTCGATTTGGGCGGGCGCTGGTCGGCCCTGAACGGGGTACGGGCCGACGTGGCCACCACCGGTACTCCCCGTCCGCTGCACCCGGAGGTGGAGGTGACCCTGCTGCGGGCCGCCCAGGAGGCGCTGTCCAACGTGGCCCGGCACGCCGCCGCGTCGCGGGTCGGGCTGACCCTGTCGTACATGGCGGACGTGGTCACGCTCGATGTTCGCGACGACGGGGCCGGCTTCGACGTCACCGACCGGCCGGCGCCCCGCGAGCCGGGCGGCGGGTACGGGCTGACCGCCATGCGGCAACGGGTGAGCCGGGTCGGCGGCGAGTTGGCAGTCGAATCCGAGCCGGGCGGCGGCACCGCCATTTCGGCGTCCGTCCCCGCGCTGCCCGGAGGTGCCGGTTGA
- a CDS encoding ABC transporter permease, with translation MHAFRNILRIEARLYLRDLPTLLLTVGLPTVILVVLGLVPSLRKPDPTFDGQTFVSYFAPSLLVVTLAMVGVNILPAVLATYRERGVLRRLATTPAHPAALLAAQLVLALAGILASALLLIVVARLAFGVPLPRHPLGFTLAFILGTAALLSLGLLVAAVARTTRAAQALAVPLFLITMFFGGVYLPRFLLPDVVARIGDYTPPGVQALLDAWTGTPPQPLHLGIMAVIAVVAGAGAAKLFRWE, from the coding sequence ATGCACGCCTTCCGCAACATCCTGAGAATCGAGGCGCGGCTCTATCTGCGGGACCTGCCGACGCTGCTTCTCACCGTCGGGCTGCCCACAGTGATCCTGGTGGTGCTCGGGCTGGTTCCCTCGCTGCGCAAGCCGGATCCGACCTTCGACGGGCAGACCTTCGTCAGCTACTTCGCCCCGTCGCTGCTGGTGGTCACCCTCGCCATGGTGGGGGTGAACATCCTGCCGGCCGTGCTGGCCACCTACCGGGAACGCGGCGTGCTGCGCCGACTGGCGACCACCCCGGCGCATCCGGCGGCGCTGCTCGCCGCCCAACTGGTGCTGGCCCTGGCCGGGATCCTGGCCAGCGCGTTGCTGCTCATCGTCGTCGCCCGGCTGGCTTTCGGGGTGCCGCTCCCCCGACACCCGCTCGGCTTCACGCTGGCGTTCATCCTCGGCACGGCCGCCCTGCTGTCGCTGGGCCTGCTGGTTGCCGCCGTGGCCCGCACGACGAGGGCGGCACAGGCCCTGGCCGTGCCGCTGTTCCTGATCACCATGTTCTTCGGCGGGGTCTACCTTCCCCGGTTCCTGCTTCCGGACGTCGTGGCGCGGATCGGCGACTACACGCCGCCCGGGGTGCAGGCGCTCCTCGACGCCTGGACCGGCACCCCGCCGCAGCCGCTGCACCTGGGGATAATGGCGGTGATCGCCGTGGTGGCCGGCGCCGGCGCGGCGAAACTGTTCCGCTGGGAGTGA
- a CDS encoding ABC transporter ATP-binding protein has translation MPVIEVTHLKKRYGDLVAVDDVSLAVEAGEIFGVLGPNGAGKTTTVECVAGLRVPDGGGVSVLGLDPRRDTAQLRQRVGVQLQESQLPDRLRVAEALELYASFYSNPADPAELIDKLGLGDKRNTAYKKLSGGQKQRLSIALALVGNPEIAILDELTTGLDPQARRDTWGLIEQVRDSGVTIVLVTHFMEEAERLCDRVAVIDRGRVVALDTPAGLVSTVAPEQRIRFRPSAPVDNRLLTDLPEVSAVQRTGSQVVVTGTGELLHAVTSVLARHQIVAADLRLEQSTLDDAFVELTGHRPAN, from the coding sequence ATGCCGGTCATCGAGGTGACCCACCTGAAGAAGCGGTACGGCGATCTGGTGGCGGTGGACGACGTGTCGCTCGCCGTGGAGGCCGGGGAGATCTTCGGCGTCCTCGGTCCGAACGGCGCCGGCAAGACCACCACCGTGGAGTGTGTCGCCGGGCTGCGTGTCCCAGACGGGGGCGGGGTGTCGGTCCTCGGGCTCGACCCCCGCCGGGACACGGCCCAGCTACGCCAGCGGGTCGGGGTGCAACTCCAGGAGAGTCAACTGCCGGACCGGTTGCGGGTGGCCGAGGCACTGGAGCTGTACGCCTCGTTCTACAGCAACCCGGCCGACCCGGCCGAGCTGATCGACAAGCTGGGCCTCGGCGACAAGCGGAACACCGCGTACAAGAAGCTCTCCGGCGGCCAGAAGCAGCGGCTCTCCATCGCGCTGGCCCTGGTGGGCAACCCGGAGATCGCGATCCTCGACGAGCTGACCACCGGGCTGGACCCGCAGGCCCGCCGGGACACCTGGGGCCTCATCGAACAGGTCCGCGACAGCGGGGTGACGATCGTGCTGGTCACCCACTTCATGGAGGAGGCCGAGCGGCTCTGCGACCGGGTCGCGGTGATCGACCGGGGTCGGGTGGTCGCCCTGGACACCCCGGCGGGCCTGGTGTCGACGGTGGCTCCGGAGCAGCGGATCCGCTTCCGGCCGTCGGCCCCGGTCGACAACCGGCTCCTCACCGACCTGCCCGAGGTCTCCGCGGTGCAACGCACCGGCAGCCAGGTGGTGGTGACCGGCACCGGCGAGTTGCTGCACGCGGTCACCTCGGTGCTCGCCCGTCACCAGATCGTCGCCGCGGACCTGCGGCTGGAGCAGTCCACCCTCGACGACGCCTTCGTCGAGCTGACCGGGCACCGGCCCGCCAACTGA